One window of Aspergillus oryzae RIB40 DNA, chromosome 3 genomic DNA carries:
- a CDS encoding uncharacterized protein (synaptic vesicle transporter SVOP and related transporters (major facilitator superfamily)) — translation MHTVPNRQLDPTPDGVEVLEYAREPGDGEGQQHKEQISNTPDSDQDVEYLYLNFDTTLPHPVGITSPQPEQASPPPCPNLTKYASPFMWAESRKTVVTVISCCVTAMSAYAAGSVVYNLGISLYTLGFAIAPMVLAPFSEINGRRPIFVSSGLVFTVCLIGSGATESFAGMLVARFFLGVGGCELPCFAPLLLQYSSATFSTMVGGVISDIYHAEHRNVPMSCFSGAVLFGTGLGPLIPGFIDYRANWRWIHYSQAIASAVLMLVLFVFLNETRGSVLLSRKAKALNKYYDTLESAGYVGVVFCSDDDFMEKQQVRRIRWKVKSDEERESITKMITISCFRPFHLLLTEPVVFFFSLWVSFSWAVLYLQFIAIPIVFSTNYHFNVEQTGAVFAAVSIGALLATPLSIYQEKFAMRIGKMSSTPEGRLYFTCAESILLPIGLFWFGWTSFSSVPWIVPTIAVGCSTIGIFSIYLAAFNYLADTYHRYASSAIAAQSFCSSRLYPNSKSVILTVFRSKCYGGRLPTASSLLGGIGVLLTIVPWVLVFYGPQIRARSKFASPLGNHESTLGSSKAQVATEPDARLDWKKTSNIGLA, via the exons ATGCATACCGTACCCAATCGGCAGTTAGATCCGACCCCAGATGGCGTTGAAGTGCTAGAATACGCAAGGGAACCGGGGGATGGAGAGGGACAGCAGCATAAAGAGCAAATAAGCAACACACCGGATTCTGATCAAGATGTtgaatatctctatctcaACTTTGACACCACCTTGCCACACCCCGTGGGCATCACTTCCCCGCAGCCGGAACAAGCGtctccaccaccatgccCCAATCTCACAAAGTACGCTTCACCCTTCATGTGGGCAGAATCCCGCAAGACCGTCGTCACAGTTATATCGTGCTGCGTAACAGCTATGTCGGCTTACGCTGCGGGATC GGTTGTATATAATCTGGGGATTTCTCTATATACTTTAGGTTTCGCTATCGCTCCCATGGTGCTGGCACCTTTCTCGGAAATTAATGGGAGGCGGCCTATTTTTGTGTCTAGCGGTTTAGTATTTACCG TGTGCTTGATCGGAAGCGGCGCCACGGAGTCTTTTGCTGGCATGCTTGTGGCCAGGTTCTTTCTTGGTGTTGGCGGATGTGAGTTGCCCTGCTTTGCACCCCTCCTACTGCAATACAGTTCAG CTACCTTTTCGACAATGGTGGGCGGTGTCATCAGTGATATATACCATGCTGAACACCGCAATGTCCCCATGTCGTGCTTCTCTGGCGCAGTTCTCTTTGGGACGGGCCTGGGGCCACTCATTCCTGGCTTCATTGATTACCGCGCCAATTGGCGTTGGATCCACTACTCCCAAGCTATCGCTTCTGCAGTGCTAATGCTTGtcctctttgtctttctcaaCGAAACCCGGGGGAGCGTGCTTTTAAGCCGAAAAGCTAAAGCTCTCAATAAGTACTACGACACACTGGAAAGCGCAGGCTATGTTGGCGTTGTGTTTTGCTCAGACGACGACTTCATGGAAAAACAACAGGTCAGACGCATACGGTGGAAGGTAAAAAGCGACGAAGAGCGCGAGAGTATAACCAAGATGATCACCATATCCTGCTTTAGGCCGTTCC ACCTTTTGTTAACCGAACCcgtggttttcttcttttcgctcTGGGTGTCTTTTAGCTGGGCAGTCCTGTACCTCCAGTTCATTGCGATCCCAATCGTCTTTTCGACCAACTACCATTTCAATGTGGAGCAGACCGGCGCAGTTTTTGCAGCGGTGTCTATCGGTGCATTGCTGGCTACCCCTTTGAGCATCTACCAGGAGAAGTTCGCTATGCGGATTGGTAAGATGTCGAGCACCCCAGAGGGGCGTTTGTATTTCACATGTGCCGAGTCGATTTTGCTGCCCATTGGTCTCTTCTGGTTTGGATGGACATCATTTTCCTCAGTCCCGTGGATCGTGCCAACGATTGCTGTGGGATGCTCGACGATAGGCATTTTCTCCATCTACTTGGCCGCCTTCAACTACCTTGCTGATACTTACCATCGATACGCCAGTTCAGCGATTGCTGCGCAGTCATTCTGTTCGTCCCGCTTGTACCCCAATAGCAAGTCCGTGATTTTGACGGTCTTTAGGTCGAAATGTTATGGGGGCCGTCTTCCCACTG CCTCCAGTCTGCTCGGGGGTATT GGTGTTCTGCTGACAATCGTGCCCTGGGTCCTAGTGTTCTATGGACCTCAAATCCGTGCCAGAAGTAAATTTGCAAGT CCTCTAGGAAATCATGAATCAACATTAGGTTCTTCGAAAGCGCAGGTGGCTACGGAACCTGACGCGAGACTCGATTGGAAAAAGACCTCAAATATCGGCTTGGCTTGA
- a CDS encoding peroxiredoxin (alkyl hydroperoxide reductase, thiol specific antioxidant and related enzymes), which translates to MAQERAAPIRLGSTAPNFDADTSNGPISFHDYIGNSWAILFSHPDDFTPICTTELGAFAKLEPEFTARGVKLIGLSANGTDSHKLWIKDIDEVTGSKLTFPIIADPERKVAYAYDMVDYQDTTNVDSKGLALTIRSVFIIDPNKKIRLIMSYPASTGRNTAEVLRVVDALQTTDKHGVTTPINWLPGDDVVIPPPVSTEDAQKKFGEIRAVKPYLRFTNLNNKKE; encoded by the exons ATGGCTCAGGAACGTGCTGCCCC CATTCGTCTCGGCTCTACTGCCCCCAACTTCGACGCTGACACCTCCAACGGTCCCATCTCCTTCCATGACTACATTGGCAACAGCTGggccattcttttctctcaccCCGATGACTTCACCCCCATCTGCACCACTGAGTTGGGCGCTTTTGCCAAGCTCGAGCCCGAGTTCACTGCTCGTGGAGTCAAGCTGATCGGTCTGAGCGCCAACGGCACCGACTCCCACAAGCTCTGGATCAAGGATATCGATGAGGTTACCGGCTCCAAGCTCACCTTCCCCATCATTGCCGACCCCGAGCGCAAGGTCGCCTATGCCTATGACATGGTTGACTACCAGGACACCACCAACGTTGACTCCAAGG GTCTCGCTCTGACCATCCGCTCtgtcttcatcatcgaccccAACAAGAAGATCCGTCTCATCATGTCCTACCCTGCCTCTACCGGCCGTAACACCGCTGAGGTTCTCCGTGTTGTCGATGCTCTTCAGACCACTGACAAGCACGGCGTCACCACCCCCATCAACTGGCTCCccggtgatgatgttgtcatccCCCCTCCTGTCTCCACCGAGGATGCTcagaagaagttcggtgAAATCCGCGCGGTCAAGCC TTACCTGCGTTTCACCAacctcaacaacaagaaggagTAA
- a CDS encoding putative regulatory protein Ral2 (kelch repeat-containing proteins), which yields MMSRSQSSLGYLDSNREDLAGSGVSPGPQQPSSASGPINLSGLVCNVRRTTGREPHPLVGATTTILGDKLYVFGGRVLSKSRPQLTSDIYELDLIRRHWTKIDATGDIPRPRYFHSVCALGDNKLVCYGGMSPKDTTPNGSTGQEAQPEVVVMSDIHIFDVPSRTWTRVPATDSPQGRYAHCATILPSSAHFTSATAPLSAIHHNPASSNPHQGSIGVDIDGFGGAEMVVVGGQDSSNHYIEQVSVFNLRSLKWTNTSPLGRSCGAYRSVVAPLAGINVSDIGSASIDKEAHEPVEESQVEGCPMLIYSNYNFLDVKLELQLRLPDGRLIEKPMQNQASPPGLRFPNGGVINGHFVVSGTYLTSSKQEYALWALDLKTLTWGRIDAGGTVFGQGSWNRGVLWARRNTFVILGHRKRSLVEDYNHRRLNFSHVCMVELEAFGLYNNPCRTAPTSGYISHSSPAVPASLHPKLAKLTSGGRPFSSASDELGRLAQSLPEMTDMELQAVGGERIPVNSRILTRRWGPYFIQLLRESSDNGVSDSATLRPALQMYPNRNSSITITPSIGPNSTYSNATTLVSNHSNPSKSLLANLEIPSAHSLPPTSRPRVLYLPHTYLTLQVLVYYFYTSSLPPAGSSLCTPQILCSLLQLARPYQVDGLLEATVERLHQVLDGRNAAAVFNAAAMAAGGGRGTGFTSGPGGTLEALNGVHGSTDSVAGTGTDTSHSHLTSDSSDTEHGTSGISVASSTSGAASGSRGIPLRINTNIFSRRQRNTTNLERDRDDSISNASTATSASTNTSFDHSDTDDATHSHRRRNTDAELRPNREIWTGDLSSVIGLQKRGLRGLMEGRRLRERSAKPASTSGPVSIPPENPPSAGAG from the coding sequence ATGATGTCCCGGAGTCAGTCGAGTCTGGGATACCTGGACTCGAATCGGGAGGATCTTGCAGGTTCTGGTGTCTCTCCCGGACCACAACAGCCGTCTTCCGCATCGGGTCCTATAAATTTGTCAGGTCTAGTATGCAATGTTCGCCGGACAACAGGAAGAGAACCGCATCCGTTGGTAGGTGCGACTACAACTATATTAGGCGATAAGCTTTACGTGTTTGGCGGTCGTGTTCTCTCGAAGAGCCGCCCGCAACTGACGTCCGACATATATGAGCTGGACCTGATCCGACGTCACTGGACAAAGATCGATGCCACTGGTGATATTCCTCGTCCGCGATATTTTCACAGTGTCTGTGCCCTTGGAGACAACAAGCTGGTGTGTTATGGTGGTATGTCACCCAAGGATACCACACCCAATGGCTCTACGGGGCAGGAGGCGCAGCcagaggtggtggtgatgtctGATATACACATATTCGATGTTCCTTCGCGAACATGGACTCGAGTCCCTGCTACCGACTCGCCCCAAGGACGATATGCCCATTGTGCGACAATCTTGCCTTCCAGTGCTCACTTCACGTCGGCAACTGCACCTCTTTCGGCTATCCATCATAACCCCGCGTCGTCGAATCCTCACCAGGGCTCGATCGGTGTGGACATCGATGGTTTTGGTGGCGCAGAAATGGTGGTAGTGGGAGGGCAGGACAGCTCCAATCATTATATTGAGCAAGTCAGCGTGTTCAACCTTCGCAGTCTGAAGTGGACCAACACAAGCCCCCTAGGAAGGAGTTGTGGCGCTTATCGTAGTGTGGTTGCCCCATTGGCCGGTATAAATGTTTCGGACATCGGGTCCGCTTCCATCGATAAGGAAGCACATGAGCCTGTGGAGGAGTCGCAAGTAGAGGGATGCCCTATGCTGATCTACTCAAACTACAACTTCCTAGATGTTAAACTAGAGCTCCAGCTGCGCTTACCAGATGGTCGTTTGATTGAGAAGCCGATGCAGAACCAAGCATCGCCCCCTGGCTTAAGGTTCCCCAATGGAGGCGTTATCAACGGACACTTTGTGGTCAGTGGCACGTATCTTACCTCCTCCAAGCAGGAATACGCCCTGTGGGCACTTGACTTGAAGACGCTCACCTGGGGCCGTATCGATGCTGGTGGGACAGTTTTCGGCCAAGGAAGCTGGAACCGCGGAGTACTGTGGGCGAGAAGGAACACCTTCGTGATTCTCGGTCATCGGAAGCGTAGCCTAGTTGAGGATTACAACCACCGACGACTCAACTTCTCGCACGTGTGCATGGTCGAGTTGGAAGCATTCGGACTCTACAATAACCCGTGCAGGACAGCTCCGACATCCGGATACATTTCTCATAGCTCCCCTGCAGTCCCCGCATCTCTTCACCCTAAGTTGGCTAAATTAACATCTGGTGGAAGACCATTCTCATCCGCCTCTGACGAACTGGGAAGACTAGCTCAATCTCTCCCCGAGATGACGGACATGGAGCTTCAAGCGGTAGGAGGCGAGCGCATTCCCGTCAACTCTCGAATCTTGACTAGAAGATGGGGACCGTACTTTATTCAACTTCTACGAGAATCTTCTGACAATGGGGTCTCCGACTCTGCCACATTGCGCCCAGCGCTCCAGATGTATCCAAACCGTAACTCCAGCATCACAATTACTCCGTCAATCGGACCGAATAGCACCTATTCCAACGCCACTACTCTCGTCAGCAATCATTCAAACCCCTCCAAGTCATTGTTAGCGAATCTTGAGATACCCTCTGCGCATAGTTTACCTCCTACATCTAGACCCCGCGTGCTGTACTTGCCTCATACCTACCTCACCCTACAGGTTCTCGTCTACTACTTCTACACGTCTTCCCTCCCACCAGCGGGTTCCTCTCTCTGTACGCCCCAAATCCTCTGttcccttctccaacttgCGCGACCGTACCAAGTGGACGGTCTCCTGGAAGCCACTGTCGAAAGACTACACCAAGTGCTCGACGGACGCAACGCTGCCGCCGTCTTCAATGCcgccgccatggctgcagGTGGCGGCAGAGGTACCGGATTCACCAGCGGACCAGGAGGTACTCTGGAAGCCCTCAACGGCGTCCACGGCAGCACAGACTCCGTCGCCGGCACAGGAACAGATACCTCACACAGCCACCTTACGTCGGACTCCTCAGACACGGAACACGGCACATCCGGCATCTCCGTCGCAAGCAGCACCAGCGGCGCCGCCAGTGGCTCCAGAGGCATCCCTCTCcgcatcaacaccaacatctTCAGTCGTCGCCAGCGCAATACGACCAACCTCGAACGCGACCGCGACGACTCCATCAGCAACGCCAGCACcgccacctccgcctccacAAACACCAGCTTCGACCACTCCGACACCGACGACGCCACGCACTCCCACCGCCGCCGCAACACAGACGCCGAACTCCGTCCCAACCGCGAGATCTGGACCGGCGACCTCAGCAGCGTAATCGGCCTGCAAAAGCGCGGCCTCCGCGGCCTCATGGAAGGTCGCCGACTGCGCGAACGCAGCGCCAAACCGGCGAGCACAAGCGGCCCCGTATCTATTCCTCCAGAGAACCCTCCCTCGGCAGGCGCCGGTTGA
- a CDS encoding F-box domain protein (predicted protein) yields the protein MTSSIKSVSSVFHDFFLSAKNLTSIKLGFRANMPLDLSLELIFHRLQWKRLRALSIQGWRLDSEEVVSLIRRHRRQLRDIALVGVYLRNGGRWRDILSVLHDEMDQVERIDLRDIDYADHLDLDSPDTNGYASTSSTSVLSVVPEPTLALPPYHASFNADYPFFSPCGSTRRSFSETTLERLRALTADDLGDNGLSVRREQRLLWEAWVLSSPGNMLRGRQ from the coding sequence ATGACGAGCAGCATCAAATCTGTTTCTAGCGTCTTTCATGACTTCTTTCTATCCGCAAAGAATTTAACCTCAATAAAGTTAGGCTTTCGGGCCAATATGCCTCTCGATCTCTCGCTAGAACTCATTTTCCACCGCCTACAGTGGAAAAGACTGCGGGCTCTCAGCATTCAAGGTTGGCGCCTTGATTCGGAAGAGGTTGTCTCCCTGATCCGCCGACATAGGAGACAACTCCGTGATATCGCATTGGTTGGCGTCTACCTTCGCAATGGAGGCCGATGGCGGGATATCCTGTCCGTCCTGCACGACGAAATGGACCAAGTAGAACGTATAGATTTACGAGACATCGACTACGCAGACCATTTGGATTTGGACTCACCAGATACCAATGGTTATGCCAGTACTTCCAGCACATCGGTCCTCTCCGTCGTCCCAGAACCTACACTCGCCCTACCCCCTTATCATGCAAGTTTCAATGCTGATTACCCGTTTTTCTCTCCCTGCGGAAGCACCCGGCGTTCGTTTTCGGAGACAACTCTGGAGCGGTTGAGAGCACTCACTGCGGATGACCTAGGTGATAATGGATTGAGTGTGAGGCGCGAGCAGAGGTTGCTCTGGGAGGCGTGGGTACTCTCCAGCCCCGGAAACATGTTACGAGGCCGGCAATAG
- a CDS encoding putative pantetheine-phosphate adenylyltransferase (predicted protein), whose protein sequence is MALDRISSASALLLLPPPPAASFEQCRNVYESLLSTVFTKLAELNGTNHAAILDIALFLPGLQSHTCQPRAKLFKSLQCLLANLYRLIGIVSVENNIELDAPGGINTRVILLDLDTVHPSGKDSSQASQIGPVLDLQTLATSARPWDRIYYPDNQVGQNLATAFSSIYSQFKDPNAGALHSIFGASNWTYLESIVAPDDSRGSQTNHSVIVGGTFDHFHIGHKLLLTAMALVLDPVRDTNPGKEALLTIGVTGDELLVNKKYAECLESWDERCEGVASFLTAIMDFYPPDKNATRTERVTQPGPNGKYIVMKVRSGLTLKLVQISDPFGPTITEEDISAIVVSQETRSGGAAVNEKRAEKGWKRLDVFEIDVLHSKDVPSSDFEDFASKISSTDIRRQRMEQAKNESS, encoded by the coding sequence ATGGCTTTAGATCGCATCAGCTCGGCCTCGGCACTGCTACTGCTTCCACCCCCACCAGCGGCGTCGTTCGAGCAATGCAGAAATGTGTATGAATCGCTCCTATCTACAGTTTTCACCAAGCTTGCTGAACTCAATGGTACCAACCACGCTGCCATTTTGGATattgctctctttcttccgGGACTTCAATCACATACCTGTCAGCCTCGGGCTAAGTTGTTCAAAAGTCTCCAATGCTTGCTAGCAAATCTCTATAGGCTCATTGGGATAGTCTCCGTTGAGAACAATATTGAGCTGGATGCTCCGGGTGGTATCAACACGCGAGTCATTCTGCTTGATTTGGATACCGTACATCCTTCCGGGAAGGACTCCTCCCAGGCTTCGCAGATAGGACCCGTCCTAGACTTGCAAACCCTTGCGACATCAGCTCGTCCGTGGGACCGAATCTATTACCCGGATAACCAAGTAGGTCAGAATCTAGCAACGGCCTTCAGTAGTATCTATTCCCAGTTTAAGGACCCGAATGCCGGGGCTCTGCATTCCATTTTCGGCGCCTCCAACTGGACATATTTGGAATCAATTGTGGCGCCGGACGACTCGCGAGGAAGCCAGACAAATCATTCGGTTATTGTAGGCGGCACCTTCGATCACTTCCATATTGGACACAAGTTGCTGCTCACTGCCATGGCATTGGTCTTAGATCCCGTTCGGGACACCAATCCGGGGAAAGAGGCGCTTCTGACAATTGGCGTGACTGGTGATGAACTGCTAGTCAACAAGAAGTATGCCGAGTGCCTGGAAAGCTGGGATGAGCGGTGTGAAGGTGTTGCATCCTTTCTGACggccatcatggactttTACCCTCCCGACAAGAACGCCACACGTACCGAGCGGGTCACGCAGCCAGGACCTAATGGAAAATATATTGTGATGAAAGTACGGTCCGGATTGACACTGAAACTTGTGCAGATTTCCGATCCTTTTGGGCCTACCATCACGGAGGAGGACATTAGCGCTATCGTGGTCTCCCAAGAGACTCGCTCGGGAGGTGCCGCGGTCAACGAAAAACGTGCAGAGAAGGGTTGGAAGAGGCTCGATGTGTTTGAGATTGACGTGCTCCATTCCAAAGACGTGCCGTCAAGTGATTTCGAAGACTTTGCGTCCAAAATCAGCAGCACGGATATCAGACGGCAGCGGATGGAACAAGCCAAGAACGAATCAAGTTGA
- a CDS encoding WD repeat protein (conserved WD40 repeat-containing protein AN11) — translation MSNPSQSFEPNRRATTYGRPEELHIPSGGMGAANLQRQSMSHEFPATADNHVPSINVHPTNSQPNQYGAGGNNTALPGALQPGNANRPPAVSINTAPSGIPTLSQMSTQLQQQPQPQPQHQQPPPQQPQPPTTPRSNMSNAHGHSRSSPANARYGSSPGAGFPPHTPQGAKYSPLGLADIRPTGDLLGDPITSPGSLPFNGDNQVPSNSNYIAPWPIYAVDWCKWPIPGNSGSFGGKIALGSYLEDNHNYIQIIDTHWTKPDPDTPDAATGEIKLEYVKTAEATHSYPVTRILWEPPSSQKQSTDLLATSGDHLRLWSLPANQPVQSSNSITRSATQRDTPSAKLSPLALLSNSKSPEHTAPITSLDWNTISPSLIITSSIDTTCTIWDIPTLTAKTQLIAHDKEVYDVRFCANSVDVFVSCGADGSVRMFDLRSLEHSTIIYEPTEKSDKRVSSTVVSPGNGSPSAPASIWPPPLLRIAASPHDAHLLATFSQDSNIVRVLDVRQPGQALLELKGHGSSINCVEWSPNRRGLLASGADDCCVLLWDLMNQHNAASVPPPVHTPGAPSATQERGPAAAWQCDYEVSNISWSPQGGTTGAGHPRDWLGVCGGRGVWGVAL, via the exons ATGTCGAACCCATCGCAATCCTTCGAGCCCAATCGACGAGCGACAACTTATGGCCGGCCTGAGGAGCTGCACATTCCGTCTGGGGGTATGGGAGCTGCGAATCTACAGCGACAGTCCATGTCCCATGAATTCCCTGCCACCGCCGATAACCACGTTCCGTCTATCAATGTCCACCCCACGAACTCTCAGCCCAACCAATATGGCGCCGGCGGCAATAACACGGCTCTTCCAGGCGCGCTTCAGCCAGGAAACGCCAACCGCCCCCCAGCAGTATCTATAAACACCGCTCCGTCTGGCATTCCTACCCTTTCCCAGATGTCTACACAGTTACAGCAACAaccgcagccgcagccgcaacACcagcaaccaccaccacagcagccgcagcctcCGACAACGCCCCGCTCCAACATGAGCAACGCTCATGGACACTCGAGATCTAGCCCGGCAAATGCTAGGTATGGGTCATCACCTGGTGCTGGGTTCCCGCCTCATACTCCACAAGGCGCGAAATACTCTCCTTTGGGACTGGCCGACATCCGGCCGACAGGCGATCTTCTGGGTGACCCTATCACCAGCCCCGGGTCGTTACCCTTCAATGGAGACAATCAAGTGCCGTCAAATAGCAATTATATTGCACCTTGGCCGATATATGCAGTAGATTGGTGTAAATGGCCAATTCCTGGGAACTCGGGCTCCTTTGGGGGCAAGATTGCGCTTGGAAGTTATTTAGAAGATAACCACAATTAT ATACAAATCATTGATACCCACTGGACTAAACCAGACCCAGATACACCGGATGCAGCAACTGGCGAGATTAAGCTGGAATATGTCAAAACGGCAGAGGCCACACATTCGTACCCCGTCACGCGAATACTGTGGGAACCTCCATCATCTCAAAAGCAGTCTACTGATCTCCTGGCGACATCGGGGGATCATTTGCGGCTATGGTCCCTGCCTGCGAATCAGCCGGTGCAGAGCTCAAACTCGATTACAAGATCGGCGACCCAAAGGGATACGCCTTCCGCTAAACTTTCTCCGTTGGCGTTACTCTCGAACTCAAAATCTCCCGAGCATACTGCCCCCATCACCTCGCTCGACTGGAACACGATATCTCCAAGCTTGATTATCACGTCCAGCATCGACACGACTTGCACCATTTGGGATATCCCTACACTCACCGCCAAGACGCAACTGATTGCACACGATAAGGAAGTGTATGACGTTCGATTCTGCGCAAACAGCGTCGATGTTTTTGTCAGTTGCGGTGCCGATGGTAGTGTGCGCATGTTTGATCTCCGCAGTCTGGAGCACAGTACTATCATCTACGAACCGACGGAAAAGAGTGATAAGC GGGTTTCGTCCACAGTAGTCAGTCCCGGAAATGGCAGCCCCTCGGCCCCGGCATCCATATGGCCTCCGCCGCTTCTCCGAATCGCAG CATCACCTCATGACGCCCACCTTTTAGCCACGTTTTCTCAGGACTCCAATATTGTCCGTGTCCTAGATGTTCGTCAACCCGGCCAGGCCCTGTTAGAACTCAAGGGCCATGGCTCCTCCATCAACTGCGTGGAATGGTCCCCGAACCGCCGTGGCCTGCTCGCCTCCGGCGCAGACGACTGCTGCGTTCTTCTGTGGGACCTCATGAACCAGCACAACGCCGCGTCTGTCCCGCCCCCGGTGCACACTCCCGGTGCGCCCTCGGCCACCCAGGAACGTGGTCCTGCTGCCGCGTGGCAGTGTGATTACGAAGTCTCCAACATCAGCTGGTCACCGCAAGGCGGGACAACCGGCGCAGGGCATCCGCGGGATTGGTTAGGAGTGTGCGGTGGACGGGGAGTTTGGGGTGTTGCACTATGA
- a CDS encoding acyltransferase family protein (predicted acyltransferases), protein MAFNGRDQDLRSSPATDNIPLNDLESGINRDSQETTKWTNITDFTPSHILSDPSSRAHALTNNWKACLESFLDRLAIAITPSYLQHLVGGQPPESSKLHAIAALDGLRGWACLLVFNFHFLFTYTWKVAVGWGFSHGNYNLFQLPILHMLVSGHIMVAIFFVISGYVLSYKPLKMIRSRSWEQTFTVLASSTFRRGLRLYIPSVIGILIVMLAVRLGVYDYSQRVLHEGHTIQGTNEQHPPIMKSFHKQFWDWYSTVVHLMNPWDWALYYNYYNPHLWTIPVEFRCSIVLFLTILATSRLTTVIRMSLVSTLVWFCMRWGRWDVVLFLSGMLMAEADLINGTWERPTEGEKPWSVRFPTKYHPFGLSNRKLWIALFIVGLYFGSAPNTGYRWTPFYMWTWSITPKTYPEPHRFPQTIGAVLIVFSINHSKDIQKLFTNPISQYLGKISFAFYIVHGPILHSLGYSLMPNIWAVIGKASDFQYCLGFLIGWLICLPLCLWAGDIYWRAVDIPSVKFARWVEDKVIVKATGKENGSANSRRE, encoded by the coding sequence ATGGCATTTAACGGTCGGGACCAGGATCTTCGATCCTCCCCCGCGACGGACAACATTCCCCTGAATGATCTAGAGTCTGGAATCAATCGCGACTCCCAAGAAACCACGAAATGGACGAATATCACCGATTTCACGCCGTCGCACATCCTTTCCGATCCCTCGAGTCGTGCCCACGCCCTCACCAACAATTGGAAAGCATGTTTGGAATCATTTCTGGACAGACTTGCGATCGCCATTACTCCTAGTTATCTGCAGCATTTGGTGGGCGGCCAACCGCCCGAGTCCTCGAAACTACATGCCATCGCAGCGCTGGACGGTTTGCGCGGTTGGGCATGTCTTCTCGTCTTCAactttcatttcctctttacTTATACCTGGAAAGTTGCGGTCGGATGGGGCTTCAGTCATGGGAATTACAACCTTTTCCAGCTGCCCATCCTCCATATGTTGGTATCCGGCCATATCATGGTGGCCATCTTTTTCGTGATCTCCGGATATGTACTTTCCTACAAACCGTTGAAAATGATCCGCAGTCGATCATGGGAACAGACCTTCACCGTGCTGGCCTCCTCTACATTCCGCCGTGGCCTCCGACTCTATATTCCCTCAGTCATTGGCATCTTGATCGTTATGCTGGCCGTGCGATTGGGTGTGTATGACTATTCGCAGAGGGTTCTTCACGAAGGACACACGATTCAGGGCACCAATGAGCAGCATCCGCCCATCATGAAGTCCTTTCACAAACAATTCTGGGACTGGTACTCCACAGTAGTGCATCTGATGAACCCATGGGATTGGGCTCTGTACTATAATTATTACAATCCACACCTATGGACCATCCCCGTGGAATTCCGTTGCTCAattgtcctcttcctcaccaTCTTGGCCACCTCCCGCTTAACCACTGTCATCAGGATGTCTCTGGTCAGCACACTAGTCTGGTTCTGTATGCGCTGGGGCCGCTGGGACGTCGTCCTCTTCCTAAGCGGCATGTTGATGGCCGAAGCGGACCTGATCAACGGTACATGGGAGCGCCCAACAGAGGGCGAAAAGCCATGGAGTGTCCGTTTCCCAACGAAGTACCACCCTTTTGGACTATCCAATCGCAAATTATGGATCGCGCTTTTCATTGTAGGCCTCTATTTCGGCTCTGCCCCTAACACGGGCTACAGATGGACCCCATTCTATATGTGGACCTGGAGTATTACCCCAAAAACTTATCCCGAACCGCACCGGTTCCCACAAACCATCGGGGCGGTTCTCATCGTCTTCAGCATCAACCATTCCAAAGACATCCAGAAACTCTTCACAAACCCAATCTCCCAGTACCTTGGCAAGATCTCCTTCGCTTTCTACATTGTGCATGGGCCGATCCTTCATTCGCTCGGTTACTCCCTCATGCCCAATATCTGGGCGGTCATTGGCAAGGCCTCCGATTTCCAGTACTGCCTGGGCTTCCTGATCGGTTGGCTCATCTGTCTCCCTCTATGTCTGTGGGCTGGTGATATCTACTGGCGCGCTGTGGATATACCGAGCGTCAAATTCGCCCGGTGGGTGGAGGATAAGGTCATTGTCAAGGCGACGGGAAAGGAGAACGGAAGTGCAAACTCCCGTCGCGAGTGA